The Saccharopolyspora gregorii genomic interval GTCAACGACCGCTGCTCGCACGCCGAGGGAGACGACGTGCTGCGGGTCGTGGCGAGCACGCTGCGGGACACGCTGCGGGTGGACGACTTCGTGGCCCGCTACGGCGGCGACGAGTTCGTGGTGCTGCTGCCCGGCGTGACGCTGGCCGCGGCCGAGTCGGCGCTGCGGCGGACGGTGGAGGCGATCGCGCGGCTGCCGAAGGCGCTGTCCCGCGGGGTGACGCTGTCGATCGGCGTGGTCGCGCGGCGACCGCAGGAGTCCGGCGCGCAGGTGCAGGCCCGCGCGGACGCGGCGATGTACCAGGCCAAGCGGGACGGCGGGAACCAGGTGGCCACGTTCGCGGTGGAGTCGTCGGGCGGCGACGACGAGGAGACCTGGATCCCGCCGCAGCCCCGCTGATGGTTCACCCGGACCGGCCCGGCCGATGCTCGTGCGTGCACTCTCCGTGAGCGACCCGTCCCCGGGCCTGGCAGTGGGGACCCGGCGGCCCGCAGCGCACCGCGACGTCGGCGACCACCCGCCACCGTTCCGCCCGATTGATCACAAAGCAGCAGTTCGGGACGGCCGCGACGTCCGGAGCGGGGTGGACCGGGCAGGTAGCATCGGCGTCCGCCGGACAAGCGGGAAGGGCCACCGGCGCGCGCGCGGCACGCCCCGGTTACCCTTCACCCGCTTGGACGCCACCAGCAGCCGGTTCGCGGCGAGACTGCTCACCGTGACCACACCGACCAGGGCGACTCCGGCGTGTCGGCGTCGAACCCGCTTGAGACCCAAGGGAGTGCGTTGATGCCTCAGGGCGAGAACGCCCGGCCCGCCCCCAGCACGTCCGGCGCGGCTTCCTCCGCTTCCCCCTCCGCACTCGGCACCGCGGGCTCCGCGGTCAGCACCATCGTGCTCGCCGCGGGCGAGGGGACCCGGATGCGCTCCGCGACGCCGAAGGTGCTGCACCCGCTCGCCGGCCGGCCGCTGGTCGAGCACGCGGTGCGGGCGGCGGCCGGGACCGGGCCGGACGACCTGGTGGTCGTGATCGGCCACGGCCGGGACGCCGTCGGCGAGCACCTCGCGCAGGTCGCCGACGACCTCGGCCGCAAGGTGCACACCGTCGTCCAGGACCGGCAGCTCGGCACCGGGCACGCGGTCGCGTGCGGGATGACCGCGCTGGCGAACCAGCGGCAGGGCACCGTGCTGGTCAGCTACGGCGACGTCCCGCTGCTGGACACCGCGACGCTCGACGCGCTGCTCGCCGAGCACCACGAGCGCGGCAACGCGGTCACCGTGCTCTCGGCGGTCGTCGACGACCCCACCGGCTACGGCAGGCTGGTCCGCGACGCCGCCGGGAACGTCACCGGCATCGTCGAGCAGAAGGACGCCACCGCCGAGCAGGCCGCCATCGGGGAGATCAACTCCGGGGTGTACGCGTTCGACGCGGCGGTGCTCTCCGACGCGCTGGAGCGGTTGTCCACCGACAACGCGCAGGGCGAGCTGTACCTGACCGACGTGCTGTCCATCGCCCGCTCCGACGGCCACCCGGTGGGCGCGCTGGTGTGCGCGGACACCTGGCTCGTGGAGGGCGTCAACGACCGGGTGCAGCTGGCCCGGCTCGGTGCGGAGCTCAACCGCAGGCTGGTGCTCGGCTGGATGCGCGAGGGCGTCACCGTCACCGACCCGTCCTCGGTGTGGCTGGACTGCGACGTGGTGCTCGACCGCGACGTGACCGTGGAGCCGGGCGTCCAGCTGCGCGCGGGCACCACCGTCGGCGAGGGCGCGCTGATCGGCCCGGACACCACGCTGACCGGCTGCACCGTGCACCCGGGTGCCTCGGTCGTGCGCACCCACGGCGAAGGCGCCGAGGTCGGTCCCGGCGCCTCGGTGGGGCCGTTCGCCTACCTGCGCCCCGGCGCGCGGCTCGGCGAGAAGGGCAAGATCGGCACCTTCGTCGAGGTCAAGAACGCCGAGATCGGCACCGGCAGCAAGATCCCGCACCTCACCTACGTCGGCGACGCCGAGATCGGCGAGGGCAGCAACATCGGTGCGGCGAGCGTCTTCGTGAACTACGACGGCGTCGCCAAGCACCGCACCGTGATCGGTTCCCACGCCCGGACGGGGGCGGACAACATGTTCGTCGCCCCCGTCGAGGTCGGGGACGGCGCCTACACGGCCGCCGGTTCGGTCATCACCCAAGATGTCCCCCCGGGCGCCATGGCGGTCGCCCGCGGGAGGCAGCGCAACATCGAAGGCTGGGTGGCTCGCCGCCGCCCGGACACCGCCGCCGATCGAGCCTCCCGGCAGGCTCAGCAGCGGTCGGGATCTGACGACCTGACCACCAATCCGACGAGTGACACCCGATGATGGGCGTCAACGGGGAGGGACGATGACCGTGAGTGCCATGTCTGCGACCCCGAAGAAGAGCCTCAAGCTCTTCTCCGGGAGCAGCCACCCGGAACTTGCCGAGGAGGTGGCCAAGCAACTCGACGTGACGGTCACGCCCCAATCGGCCTACAAGTTCGCGAACGGCGAGATCTTCGTCCGCTACGACGAGTCGGTCCGCGGCTGCGACGCCTTCGTGATCCAGTCGCACTGCACGCCGCTCAACGACGCCATCATGGAACAGCTGATCATGGTGGACGCGCTGAAGCGGGCCAGCGCCAAGCGCATTACCGTGGTCATGCCGTTCTACGGCTACGCCCGGCAGGACAAGAAGCACAAGGGCCGCGAACCGATCTCGGCCCGCCTGATGGCGGACCTGTTCAAGACCGCGGGCGCCGACCGGATCATGACGGTGGACCTGCACACCGACCAGATCCAGGGCTTCTTCGACGGGCCGGTGGACCACCTGCTCGCGCAGACGGTGCTGTCGGACTACATCCGGCAGACCTACTCCGACGAGAAGATCACCGTGGTCTCGCCGGACTCCGGCCGGGTGCGGGTCGCGGAGAAGTGGGCGGACAACCTCGGCGGGACCCCGCTGGCGTTCATCCACAAGACCAGGGACCCCACGAAGCCGAACCAGGTCGTCGCGAACCGCGTCGTCGGTGACGTCGAAGGCCGGCTGTGCGTGCTGGTCGACGACATGATCGACACCGGTGGCACGATCACCAAGGCCACCGAGCAGCTGCTGGAGTCCGGCGCGAAGGACGTCATCATCGCGGCGACCCACGGCGTGCTCTCCGGCCCGGCGGTGGAGCGGCTGTCGTCCTGCGGGGCGAAGGAGGTCGTGCTGACGAACACGCTGCCGATCCCGGACGACCACCACTTCGACACGCTGCGGGTGCTCTCGATCGCCCCGCTGGTCGCCGAGGCGATCCACCAGGTGTTCGAGGACGGTTCGGTCACCAGCCTGTTCGACGGCCACGCCTGAGCGAAGCCCGAACGCACGACGGCCCGGTCCCCCCTCGGGGCCGGGCCGTTGCGCGTCCGCGGCGGCCGGCCCGGAGCGGGCGGGCCGAGCGCGAGCACGATCAGATGGTCGTGACGACCTCGTCGTAGTCGTGGCGGGGCAGTCGGTCGAACCAGGGGTCCTCGCCCGGCTTGCCGATGTTGACCACGACGAGCACCTGCTGCTTGCCGTCCGGGAAGAACTCGGCGTTGATGCCCGCCGGGTCGAAGCCGGTCATCGGGCCCGCGGCCAAGCCGGCGGCGCGGACGCCGAGGATGAAGTAGGCGACCTGCAGGCTCGCGTTGAGCCTGGCGTGCTCGGTGCGGAAGTCGTCGTCCGCCCACATGTCCTTGGCGTTGGGGGCGTGCGGGAACATCCGCGGCAGGTTCTCGTGGAAGTCGGTGTCGGCGGCGAGCACGGCGACGACCGGAGCGCTCTCGGTCTTGGCCCGGTTGCCCCCGCCCAGGTGCGGCAGCAGGCGCTGCTTGCCCTCGTCGGAGCGGATCAGGACGATGCGCAGCGGCTGCTGGTTCATGGAGGTCGGGCCCCACTTGACCAGGTCGTGGATGGCGCGCAGCTGCTCGTCGGTGACCTCGTCGCTGCTGAAGGTGTTGGCCGTACGGGCGTTGCGGAACAGCAGGTCCTGGGCTTCCTCGGACAGCTGGAGGCCGGTCGTCGAATCGGTCGAGGTCATGATCACTTCCTTGCTCGCGGTTTCTCCGAGCAACGTGTTTGAAGCTTCCACCATTCCGGCAGAGGCGCGCGTCATACCCGCCCCGCCCGTCAGAACAGGCCGACGAGCTCGTTGATCGCCACGCCGACGAACAGCAGCAGGCACAGCACCAGCAGCGTGTTCGACAGCCACCGGGAGCGGTGCTCGGCCGGCATCATCGAGCGCGAGTTCAGCAGCACCAGCAGCGTGCCCGCCAGGAACGGCATGAACAGCGCCCCCAGCACCCCGTACACCAGCGTCAGCTGGAACGGCTTGCTGAACAGCAGCAGCAACATCGGCGGGAACGTCAGCCACAGCAGGTAGATCCGGTAGGGCGCGCTGTGCATGCCCGCCTTGTGGTCGTAGGCCTCGGCGGTCTCCACCGGCGCCTCCTTCGGCAGCCGCCAGGTCCGCCACCAGTCGGCGAACAGCAGGCTCACGCCGTTCCACACGCCGATCACCGAGCTGAACGCGACGGCGAAGAAGCCGACCAGGAACGGGATCCGCGCCCATTCGCCGTAGTCGGCGGCGAGCACGTCGCCGAGGTTGAGCAGGCCCTTGTCGCTCTCGGTCAGGTCCTGGCCGAGCAGGATCTCCGCGCCCACCACCAGCATCGCCACCACGAAGATGCCGGTGGTGAGGTAGCCGACGGTGTTGTCCATCCGCATGATCGGCAGCCACTTCGGCGTCCGCCAGCCCTTCGCGAACGTCCAGTAGCCGTAGGCGGCCATCGTGATGGTGCCGCCGACACCGCCCATCAGGCCGAGCACGTAGGCCACCGAGCCCGCGGGGAGCCGCGGCACCAGGCCCTCGCCGAGCTCCAGCAGGTTCGGCCCGACCAGGAACGCGGTGCCGACGACGGTCACGAACATGACCCCGACCAGCACCGTCATGATCTTCTCCAGCACCGCGTAGCGGCCGAACCACACCAGCGCCAGGCCGAGCAGCCCGCACAGCGCCGCCCAGCCGCCGACCGGCAGCACCGGGAACAGCGCGTTCAGCGGCAGCGCCGAGGCGGACATCGCGGTGGCCCCGTACACGAAGCCCCAGATGACGATGTACACGCCGAAGTAGGCGGTGGCCCACCGGCCGAGCGAGCGCCAGCCGGAGAGCATGGTGCGCTCGCCGCCGAGGTGCCAGCGCCCGACCGCCTCGCCGAGCGCCAGCTTGAACACCGTGCCCAGCAGCACCGCCCAGAACAGCGTGTACCCGTACCGGGCGCCGGCGACCATGGTCGCGACCAGGTCGCCCGCGCCGACCCCGGTGGCGGCGGCCATGATGCCGGGGCCGATCTGCTTGAACCGCGCCCAGCCGGTGGCCGGGACCTGCGGCGCGCTGCCGTTCTCGGCGCCCTGGCCGGAGCTCGTGTCTGCGGACATGCGCGTCAAACTATCGCCGCGCGTGGTGCCGGTCACCCGTCGGCGACCAAACCGTGACGCACGGGCACCGGCACTGCCGCACTTCGCCTATCAGCGGCGAAGCCGCTGAGCGGAGCCGAGCCCCCGAAGCCTCAGTGAGCGACCGTGAAGCGGGTGCGGTGGTGGGCCGGTGCATCGAGCTCGTCGACGAAGGCCAGGGCGAAGTCGTCGCCGCCGATCGTCGAGTTCCCCGCCTCGTCGGACAGCAGCAGGTCGCCGCCGACCCGGTAGGTGCCGGTCCGCTCCCCCGGCGCGTAGGCGCCGAACACCGCGGGCGGGCTCACGTAGAACCAGTCGACGTCGTCGGGGGCTGCGCGCAACGCGTCCAGCACCTCGGCGTGCGAACCCGCCTCCAGCTTGAACTCCGCCGGGAAGTCCGGGGTGTCGATGACGCGGGGACCGCCTTCGGCGACGCGCAGGCTGCCCGCCCCGCCGACGACGCCGAGCCGGAAGCCGTGGGTGCGCGCGGCGTCGAGCAGCGTCGGCACCGCGTCGAGCAGCTTCTTGCCGTCGGCCGCCGGGCGGCCCGGGGTGGCGATGAGCACCGCGTCGGCACCCTTCGTCACGTCGAGCACGAACGCCGGGTCGTGCATCGTGCCCTGGCGCCCGCTGAGCCCGTCGGCTTCGGGCAGTCCGCTCACGTCGCGGGCCACGCCGATCACCTCGTGGCCCCGGGACAGCGCTTCCTTCGCGATCCGGCCGCCCGCGTACCCGGTGGCGCCGAACAGAACGATCCGCATGCGAGATCTCCTCCAGTCGTGGACCTGACCAGGATGGTAACCACTGGTGACCAGTGACTTCACAGTGCTATAAGTACCTGGTGGTTACCAACCTGGTCCCGGACGTGCACAACCCCGCCTGCCCCACTCGCGTGGTGCTCGACCGCATCGGAGATCGCTGGACGTCGCTGGTGGTGCTGAACCTGCTGGACGGCCCGCTTCGGTTCACCCGGCTGCGCGCGGCCATCGGCGGAGTGGCGCCGAAGGTGCTCACCCAGACCTTGCGCGCGATGGAGCGCGACGGCCTGCTCCACCGCACCGTGCACGCGGAAGTTCCCCCGCGGGTGGACTACGAGCTCACCGCGCTGGGCCGGTCGCTGAGCACCCCGATCCAGGCCATCACCGACTGGGCCGAAGCCCACGTGACCGACGTGGAAGCCGCCCGCGCCGAGTACGACGCGGCCCGCGAGGACCGCTGATCGCCCCTGCACCCACCCGGGCGGCGCCCCCGTCCCGCGCAGGCTCTAAACTGTTCGGGTTGCCTCGGCGAGGCCGGGTCCTGCCACCCGGCGTGATCGACGCGGCGGCTCGGTGTTCGCCCTCGTGGACGCGAAGGACCGCCGGCGCCGCCCGCACAAGGTGCCGCCCCGTCCGGTACGCGCCGACCACGCAAGTGGTGCCCCCGCCGCCGCAGGCCGCCGACCAGTTCCGTTCCGCCCGACGTCACGAGGAGTGCACCACCGTGTCCGAGGTACGTATTTCCGTCGAACCGCGCACCGAGTTCGGCAAAGGCGCAGCCCGTCGCACCCGCCGCGCCGGCAAGATCCCCGCGGTCCTCTACGGCCACGGCTCCGACCCGAAGCACCTGTCGCTGCCCGCGGTCGAGTTCGCCCGCGCCGTCCGCGACAACGGCCAGAACGCGGTGCTGACCCTCGAGGTCGCCGGTTCGTCCAACGAGCTCGCGCTGACCAAGACCATCACCGCGCATCCGATCAAGAACTACATCGAGCACGTCGACCTGCTGCTGGTCAAGCGCGGCGAGAAGGTCACCGTGAACGTGCCGGTCGTGCTGGTCGGCGACGCCGCCCCGGGCACCCTGGTCACCCAGGACCTCAACGAGCTCGAGGTCGAGGCCGAGGCGCTGCACATCCCCGAGCAGTTCGAGGTCTCCGTGGAGGGCGCCGAGGACGGCACCCAGATCCACGCCTCCGACGTGCAGCTGCCGAAGGGCGTCACGCTGAGCTCCGCCCCCGAGGGCCTGGTCGCCAGCATCAGCGAGGCCCCCAGCGCCGCCGACATGGAGTCCGAGATCGACGCCGAGGGTGCGGGCGTCGTCGAGGACGAGCCCGAGGACGCCACCGCCTCGGAGTCCTGAGCCCACGACGTCGGGCCGGCGGCCGGGATGCGGTGAACCGCGTCCCGGCCGCCGCGGCTCCGGCCCGCCCGGGCCGAACACCGCGCGGCCGCCCCGGCACGGGGCCGGCCATCCCGAGGTCGCCGCTGATCAGCTGCGACCCCCATCCGAGGACGCAGCCTGGTGACCACTCCTGACTCGCCCGTCCTGATCGTCGGACTCGGCAATCCCGGACCGCGCTACGCGGGCAACCGGCACAACGTCGGTTTCCTCGTCGCCGACGAGCTCGCCGCCCGCGTCGGCGGCGGGTTCAAGGCGCACAAGTCCGGCGCCGACGTCGTCGAAGGCCGGTTGGGCGCCCGCCGCGTCGTGCTGGCGAAGCCCCGGTCGTTCATGAACCTCTCCGGCGGTCCCGTCGCGGGCACGTCGAAGTTCTTCAAGGCCACCCCCGAGACGCTGATCGTGGTGCACGACGAGCTGGACCTGCCGTACGGCACCGTCCGGCTCAAGCGCGGCGGCGGCGAGAACGGGCACAACGGGCTGCGGTCCATCACCAAGTCGCTGGGCACCAAGGACTACCTGCGGGTGCGGTTCGGCGTGGACCGCCCGCCGGGCCGGATGGACCCGGCGGACTACGTGCTCAAGGACTTCTCCGGCGCGGAGCGCAAGGACCTCGGCTACTTCGTGGACCTGTGCGCCGACGCCGTCGAGGCGCTGGCCGCGGACGGCCTGGAAGCCGCGCAGAACCGCTTCCACTGATCAGCCAGCGGCGGCGGGCGGCACGAGTTCCGCGGTGGCGGCGCGCTTGAGCTTGCCGGACGGGGTCTTCGGCAGGGATCCGGGCGGCAGCACCACGACTGCGGCCGGGCGGACGCCGACGGCCCGCACCACGCTGCTGGTGATCTCCTTGCGCAGCGCCTTCTCCGCCGCCCCGTCGCCCGCGGACGCCGATTCGCAGACGACCGCGAACCGCTCCCGGCGGCTCCCCGCGTCGAGCCGGACCGCGGCCGCGTTCCCCGCGCGCACCCCGGCGACCTCGGTCGCGGCGCGCTCCACGTCCACCGGGTAGACGTTCCGCCCGCCCATGATGATCACGTCCTTGCGCCTGCCGCAGATGACGACCTGGCCGTCGACGAGGTAACCGTCGTCCCCGGTGTCCAGCCAGCCCGCCGCGTCCTGCGCGGGCACCGGCCCGTCCGCGGTGCGGTAGCCGGGCGTGACGGCGGCGCCGCGCACCCGCACCCGGCCCACCGCGCGCTCGCCCAGTTCGGCGCCCGCATCGTCCACGACCTGCACTTCCATCCCGGGCAGCGGGCGGCCGAGCAGCGCGAACGACCGGGTGCCGCCGCCGGTGGCGGGTTCGGCGCGGCCGCGCACCTCCAGCGCTTCGGCGGAGACCACGTCCACCCGCGTCGGCCGGTCGAGCTCGGCGAACGTCACGGCCAGCGTCGCCTCCGCCATCCCGTAGGCGCACACCACCGCCGCGTCGCCCAGCCCGAAGCGGGCCCCGGCCGCGGTGAACGAGCGGACCGCCGACACGTCGACCGGTTCGGCGCCGTTGAGCGCGAACCGCAGCCCGGACAGGTCGAACTCGCCGTCCTCGGCGCGGCTCATCCGGCGCGCGGCGATGGCGTAGGCGAAGTTCGGCGCCGCGGTCACGGTGCCGCCGTACTTGCCGATCAGCTTCGGCCACAGCAGCGGGGCGGCGAGGAAGTCGGTCGGCGTCACCTGCACCGCCTCCATCCCGATCGCCATCGGCACGGTGAGGGTGCCGACGAGGCCCATGTCGTGGAACAGCGGCAGCCAGGACACGGCCACGTCCCCCGCCGGGTCCAGGTGGGCGGCCTCGACCATCGCGGCGGTGTTCGCGGCCAGGTTGCCGTGGGTGATCCGCACCGACTTCGGCTCCGCGGTCGATCCGCTGGTCAGCTGCAGCAGCGCGGTCGCGTCCTCCGCCACCGGCACCGGCTCGGCCAGCGGCTCGGGGTGCGCGACGAGGCCCGCGAGGTCGCGGTACCGGATGCGGTGCGAGTCGAGCAGGTCGGCGAGCGGTTCGAACGGCGACCCGAGCAGCACCAGCTCGGCGTCGATCACGCCGAGCACCCGCACCGCGTCCTGCGCCCAGCGCGCCAGGTCGGTGCGCGGGGTCGGCTGGTGCAGCATCGTCACGCTGTTCCCGGCGAGCCAGCCGCCTTGCACGGCCGGTGCGATCAGGCCGGGGTCGGCGGCGAGCACGGCGACCGCCGCGCCGGGCCGGACGGTGCCGGTGAGCGCGGCGGCGACGCACCGGGCCTGCTCGTGCACCTCGGCCCAGGTGCGGCGCCGGGGTGCGCGGGGTTCGCCGGTGACCAGCCCGCGCGCGTCCGCCCCGCCGTCGAGCGCCGAGGCCACGATCCCGTCCACGAACCGGCTCATGTGACGCACATTACGACCGTTCCCAGGTGCGGGAAACCGTCGCAGCGACCAATCCACCCCGGCGAAAGGTCCTACCGCCCCGCACCCACGCCCGTCGAACCCGCGCTCATCCCGTCAGCGGCGCAGCCGTTGAGCGGAGACCACGCACGCAGCCGGGCCACCCGCGGGTTCTCAGCTGCTTCCTCGCGAGGACAGCGATTTCTCCTGTGGCGGAGCCACCGGTGAAATCGATCCCGCAGCGAGGAAGCAGCTGAGGTTCCGCCGCCCGGCCACCCCAGCAGCAGGAGCACCGCAGGAGCTCGACGACCTCACTCCAACTGATCCGCCAGTTCCAGCCAGCGGGCTTCTACGTCGTCCTTCTCCTGCGACAGCGCCCGCAGCTCGGCGTTGAGCCCCTGCAACCGCTC includes:
- a CDS encoding NAD(P)-dependent oxidoreductase — protein: MRIVLFGATGYAGGRIAKEALSRGHEVIGVARDVSGLPEADGLSGRQGTMHDPAFVLDVTKGADAVLIATPGRPAADGKKLLDAVPTLLDAARTHGFRLGVVGGAGSLRVAEGGPRVIDTPDFPAEFKLEAGSHAEVLDALRAAPDDVDWFYVSPPAVFGAYAPGERTGTYRVGGDLLLSDEAGNSTIGGDDFALAFVDELDAPAHHRTRFTVAH
- a CDS encoding malonic semialdehyde reductase, which encodes MTSTDSTTGLQLSEEAQDLLFRNARTANTFSSDEVTDEQLRAIHDLVKWGPTSMNQQPLRIVLIRSDEGKQRLLPHLGGGNRAKTESAPVVAVLAADTDFHENLPRMFPHAPNAKDMWADDDFRTEHARLNASLQVAYFILGVRAAGLAAGPMTGFDPAGINAEFFPDGKQQVLVVVNIGKPGEDPWFDRLPRHDYDEVVTTI
- a CDS encoding winged helix-turn-helix transcriptional regulator, encoding MVPDVHNPACPTRVVLDRIGDRWTSLVVLNLLDGPLRFTRLRAAIGGVAPKVLTQTLRAMERDGLLHRTVHAEVPPRVDYELTALGRSLSTPIQAITDWAEAHVTDVEAARAEYDAAREDR
- a CDS encoding 50S ribosomal protein L25/general stress protein Ctc, coding for MSEVRISVEPRTEFGKGAARRTRRAGKIPAVLYGHGSDPKHLSLPAVEFARAVRDNGQNAVLTLEVAGSSNELALTKTITAHPIKNYIEHVDLLLVKRGEKVTVNVPVVLVGDAAPGTLVTQDLNELEVEAEALHIPEQFEVSVEGAEDGTQIHASDVQLPKGVTLSSAPEGLVASISEAPSAADMESEIDAEGAGVVEDEPEDATASES
- the glmU gene encoding bifunctional UDP-N-acetylglucosamine diphosphorylase/glucosamine-1-phosphate N-acetyltransferase GlmU — encoded protein: MRSATPKVLHPLAGRPLVEHAVRAAAGTGPDDLVVVIGHGRDAVGEHLAQVADDLGRKVHTVVQDRQLGTGHAVACGMTALANQRQGTVLVSYGDVPLLDTATLDALLAEHHERGNAVTVLSAVVDDPTGYGRLVRDAAGNVTGIVEQKDATAEQAAIGEINSGVYAFDAAVLSDALERLSTDNAQGELYLTDVLSIARSDGHPVGALVCADTWLVEGVNDRVQLARLGAELNRRLVLGWMREGVTVTDPSSVWLDCDVVLDRDVTVEPGVQLRAGTTVGEGALIGPDTTLTGCTVHPGASVVRTHGEGAEVGPGASVGPFAYLRPGARLGEKGKIGTFVEVKNAEIGTGSKIPHLTYVGDAEIGEGSNIGAASVFVNYDGVAKHRTVIGSHARTGADNMFVAPVEVGDGAYTAAGSVITQDVPPGAMAVARGRQRNIEGWVARRRPDTAADRASRQAQQRSGSDDLTTNPTSDTR
- the pth gene encoding aminoacyl-tRNA hydrolase translates to MTTPDSPVLIVGLGNPGPRYAGNRHNVGFLVADELAARVGGGFKAHKSGADVVEGRLGARRVVLAKPRSFMNLSGGPVAGTSKFFKATPETLIVVHDELDLPYGTVRLKRGGGENGHNGLRSITKSLGTKDYLRVRFGVDRPPGRMDPADYVLKDFSGAERKDLGYFVDLCADAVEALAADGLEAAQNRFH
- a CDS encoding fatty acyl-AMP ligase, whose product is MSRFVDGIVASALDGGADARGLVTGEPRAPRRRTWAEVHEQARCVAAALTGTVRPGAAVAVLAADPGLIAPAVQGGWLAGNSVTMLHQPTPRTDLARWAQDAVRVLGVIDAELVLLGSPFEPLADLLDSHRIRYRDLAGLVAHPEPLAEPVPVAEDATALLQLTSGSTAEPKSVRITHGNLAANTAAMVEAAHLDPAGDVAVSWLPLFHDMGLVGTLTVPMAIGMEAVQVTPTDFLAAPLLWPKLIGKYGGTVTAAPNFAYAIAARRMSRAEDGEFDLSGLRFALNGAEPVDVSAVRSFTAAGARFGLGDAAVVCAYGMAEATLAVTFAELDRPTRVDVVSAEALEVRGRAEPATGGGTRSFALLGRPLPGMEVQVVDDAGAELGERAVGRVRVRGAAVTPGYRTADGPVPAQDAAGWLDTGDDGYLVDGQVVICGRRKDVIIMGGRNVYPVDVERAATEVAGVRAGNAAAVRLDAGSRRERFAVVCESASAGDGAAEKALRKEITSSVVRAVGVRPAAVVVLPPGSLPKTPSGKLKRAATAELVPPAAAG
- a CDS encoding ribose-phosphate diphosphokinase, which gives rise to MSATPKKSLKLFSGSSHPELAEEVAKQLDVTVTPQSAYKFANGEIFVRYDESVRGCDAFVIQSHCTPLNDAIMEQLIMVDALKRASAKRITVVMPFYGYARQDKKHKGREPISARLMADLFKTAGADRIMTVDLHTDQIQGFFDGPVDHLLAQTVLSDYIRQTYSDEKITVVSPDSGRVRVAEKWADNLGGTPLAFIHKTRDPTKPNQVVANRVVGDVEGRLCVLVDDMIDTGGTITKATEQLLESGAKDVIIAATHGVLSGPAVERLSSCGAKEVVLTNTLPIPDDHHFDTLRVLSIAPLVAEAIHQVFEDGSVTSLFDGHA
- a CDS encoding Nramp family divalent metal transporter, which encodes MSADTSSGQGAENGSAPQVPATGWARFKQIGPGIMAAATGVGAGDLVATMVAGARYGYTLFWAVLLGTVFKLALGEAVGRWHLGGERTMLSGWRSLGRWATAYFGVYIVIWGFVYGATAMSASALPLNALFPVLPVGGWAALCGLLGLALVWFGRYAVLEKIMTVLVGVMFVTVVGTAFLVGPNLLELGEGLVPRLPAGSVAYVLGLMGGVGGTITMAAYGYWTFAKGWRTPKWLPIMRMDNTVGYLTTGIFVVAMLVVGAEILLGQDLTESDKGLLNLGDVLAADYGEWARIPFLVGFFAVAFSSVIGVWNGVSLLFADWWRTWRLPKEAPVETAEAYDHKAGMHSAPYRIYLLWLTFPPMLLLLFSKPFQLTLVYGVLGALFMPFLAGTLLVLLNSRSMMPAEHRSRWLSNTLLVLCLLLFVGVAINELVGLF